The proteins below are encoded in one region of Holophagaceae bacterium:
- the fabG gene encoding 3-oxoacyl-ACP reductase FabG: MSRFLNLDGRVAVVTGGASGIGLAITRALIAQGAHVHVFDVSAGGQALKPPSRFHSVDITDPMAVAKAAGQISEPVNLLVNNAGITRDRSTLKMSDEEWASVLSVNLTGAFNLVRALAPGMVRARYGRIVNISSINGIRGKFGQANYSASKAGLIGLTKTWAREFGPKGITVNAVAPGMVLTAMALALPEEMREQAMDECVLPGLAEPEDIAHAVLFLLSDAARMITGEVIRVDAGQCI; this comes from the coding sequence ATGTCTCGTTTTCTAAACCTGGATGGACGGGTCGCGGTGGTCACCGGAGGCGCCAGCGGGATCGGGCTGGCCATCACCCGCGCCCTGATTGCGCAAGGTGCCCATGTGCATGTGTTTGACGTTTCCGCCGGGGGACAGGCGCTGAAACCCCCGAGCCGGTTCCATTCGGTGGATATCACCGATCCCATGGCAGTGGCCAAGGCTGCCGGGCAGATTTCCGAGCCCGTCAATCTGCTTGTCAACAACGCGGGCATCACCCGAGACCGCAGCACCCTCAAGATGAGCGATGAGGAATGGGCCTCGGTGCTCTCGGTGAACCTGACGGGAGCCTTCAACCTGGTGCGGGCCCTGGCGCCCGGAATGGTGCGGGCACGGTACGGCCGCATCGTCAACATCAGTTCCATCAACGGAATCCGGGGGAAATTCGGCCAGGCGAACTACAGTGCCTCCAAGGCAGGACTCATCGGCTTGACCAAGACCTGGGCCCGGGAATTCGGGCCGAAAGGGATCACGGTCAACGCGGTGGCGCCGGGCATGGTCTTGACCGCCATGGCTTTGGCGCTTCCGGAAGAGATGCGCGAACAGGCCATGGATGAATGCGTGCTACCCGGGCTGGCCGAGCCCGAAGATATCGCCCATGCGGTGCTGTTCCTGCTTTCCGATGCAGCCCGGATGATCACGGGCGAAGTGATCAGGGTGGATGCCGGGCAGTGCATTTGA